In Woeseia oceani, one DNA window encodes the following:
- the folP gene encoding dihydropteroate synthase, with protein MQLNLGSQTLDLSRPLVMGILNVTADSFSDCGRFLRFDDARRQAMAMVEAGADFIDVGGESTRPGAADVPAEVEIDRVVPVIDAVASETGALISIDTSKAEVMRAAVAAGACLINDVYALRREGALAAASQLPAAVCLMHMQGTPATMQADPVYESLPGDILDFLSERVAACEAAGLARDRLLLDPGFGFGKTDQHNLSILRSLGDFRGLGLPLLVGLSRKRTLGNLTGRQPDERLAAGLAAAVLAVERGAHIVRTHDVAATVDALRVVAATMADS; from the coding sequence ATGCAACTAAACCTGGGTTCGCAAACACTCGACCTGTCGCGGCCGCTGGTCATGGGCATCCTCAACGTGACTGCCGATTCTTTTTCAGATTGTGGCCGATTTCTCCGTTTTGACGATGCCCGCCGGCAGGCGATGGCGATGGTCGAGGCTGGCGCTGATTTCATCGACGTAGGTGGTGAGTCGACCCGGCCGGGCGCTGCCGACGTTCCCGCCGAGGTCGAGATCGACCGGGTAGTGCCGGTTATCGACGCAGTGGCGAGCGAAACCGGGGCGCTGATTTCCATCGATACCAGCAAGGCAGAGGTCATGCGTGCCGCTGTGGCAGCCGGAGCCTGTCTGATTAACGATGTGTATGCGTTGCGGCGCGAAGGGGCGCTTGCGGCGGCGAGCCAGTTGCCAGCAGCCGTTTGCCTGATGCACATGCAGGGTACGCCGGCGACCATGCAGGCGGATCCTGTTTATGAGTCGCTGCCGGGCGATATTCTTGATTTCCTGAGCGAGCGCGTCGCCGCTTGTGAGGCCGCCGGGCTTGCACGTGATCGGCTGCTGCTTGACCCGGGTTTCGGCTTTGGCAAGACCGACCAGCACAATCTTTCAATACTACGGAGCCTGGGAGATTTTCGCGGTCTTGGCCTGCCACTGCTGGTTGGATTGTCGCGTAAGCGCACGCTGGGCAACCTCACAGGCCGCCAGCCTGACGAGCGACTGGCGGCCGGTCTGGCAGCCGCAGTCTTGGCTGTGGAGCGCGGGGCGCATATAGTGCGCACACACGACGTTGCCGCAACGGTCGACGCACTGCGGGTTGTCGCAGCCACCATGGCTGATTCGTGA
- the ftsH gene encoding ATP-dependent zinc metalloprotease FtsH produces MNDLTKNILVFIVIIVVLLSVVQGLTGANGQPPAKVDYSEFLQEVRSGNVQRVEFKGDRINFGNREPLTNYTISPETDNNTLIGLLEQNNVRFTAEEPEQPSIIGQLLISSFPILLLIGVWIYFMRQMQGGGGGRGAMSFGKSKARLLGEDQVSVTFADVAGVEEAKEEVSEIVEFLRDPSKFQRLGGKIPKGVLMVGPPGTGKTLLARAIAGEAKVPFFTISGSDFVEMFVGVGASRVRDMFEQAKKQAPCIIFIDELDAVGRHRGAGLGGGHDEREQTLNQMLVEMDGFEGNEGIIVIAATNRPDVLDPALLRPGRFDRQVVVPLPDIRGRELILKVHMRKVPLGDDVDAAVIGRGTPGFSGADLANLVNEAALFAARSNKRVVSMEEFEKAKDKIMMGAERRSMVMSEKEKLNTAYHEAGHAIVGYLVPDHDPVHKVTIIPRGRALGVTMYLPEEDKYSISKERLESSISSLFGGRLAEEMTLGPNGVTTGASNDIERATDIARNMVTKWGLSEKLGPLTYSEDDGEVFLGRSVTQHKQVSDVTVHTIDEEVRAIIDRNYARAKQILEDNVEKLHVMAKALMKYETIDSTQIKAIMEGREPQPPEGWDDTGSTPPRGTRSKRDNNDATGTIGEPATEN; encoded by the coding sequence GTGAACGACCTGACCAAGAACATCCTCGTATTCATTGTCATCATCGTGGTGCTGCTGTCAGTTGTGCAGGGCCTTACGGGTGCCAATGGTCAGCCGCCGGCGAAGGTTGATTACTCCGAATTTCTTCAGGAAGTTCGTAGTGGCAATGTGCAACGAGTCGAATTCAAAGGTGACCGAATCAATTTCGGCAATCGCGAACCGTTGACCAACTACACGATCAGCCCTGAAACCGACAACAACACCTTGATCGGGCTTCTTGAGCAAAACAACGTGCGGTTTACTGCCGAAGAGCCGGAGCAGCCCAGCATCATCGGCCAGCTGCTGATCAGCTCTTTCCCGATCCTGTTGCTGATTGGTGTCTGGATTTACTTCATGCGCCAGATGCAAGGTGGCGGCGGTGGCCGCGGCGCGATGTCATTTGGCAAGAGCAAAGCCCGGCTGTTGGGTGAAGACCAGGTTAGTGTGACCTTTGCCGATGTCGCAGGCGTCGAAGAAGCCAAAGAAGAGGTTTCCGAGATCGTCGAGTTCCTGCGGGACCCGAGCAAATTCCAGCGATTGGGCGGTAAGATTCCCAAGGGCGTGTTGATGGTCGGCCCGCCCGGAACCGGCAAGACATTGCTCGCCCGCGCTATCGCCGGCGAAGCCAAAGTGCCGTTCTTCACGATTTCCGGTTCGGACTTCGTGGAAATGTTCGTGGGCGTCGGTGCTTCCCGGGTTCGCGACATGTTTGAACAGGCGAAGAAGCAGGCACCGTGCATAATTTTCATTGACGAGCTGGATGCTGTCGGGCGACACCGCGGCGCCGGGCTTGGCGGCGGACACGACGAACGCGAACAAACGCTGAATCAGATGCTGGTTGAGATGGATGGCTTCGAAGGTAACGAGGGCATCATTGTGATCGCGGCGACCAACCGTCCGGACGTCCTTGACCCTGCGTTGCTGCGACCGGGTCGTTTCGACAGACAGGTCGTGGTGCCGTTGCCGGATATCCGCGGCCGGGAACTCATTCTGAAGGTGCACATGCGCAAAGTGCCGCTCGGCGACGATGTCGATGCCGCGGTCATTGGCCGCGGTACGCCAGGCTTCTCCGGCGCCGATCTTGCGAACCTGGTCAACGAAGCGGCGTTGTTTGCGGCGCGTTCGAACAAGCGGGTCGTCAGCATGGAGGAGTTCGAGAAGGCCAAAGACAAAATCATGATGGGTGCCGAACGCCGTTCGATGGTGATGAGTGAGAAAGAAAAGCTCAATACCGCGTACCACGAAGCTGGGCACGCCATCGTTGGCTACCTGGTTCCTGATCATGATCCGGTCCACAAGGTGACAATCATTCCGCGCGGCCGGGCTCTTGGCGTAACGATGTATTTGCCTGAAGAAGACAAGTACAGCATTTCCAAAGAACGGCTCGAGAGCTCGATATCGTCGTTGTTTGGCGGCCGCCTGGCCGAAGAGATGACCTTAGGGCCGAACGGTGTGACAACCGGCGCATCAAATGACATCGAACGGGCCACGGATATCGCTCGCAACATGGTTACCAAGTGGGGCTTGTCCGAAAAGCTTGGACCGCTGACTTACAGCGAAGACGATGGCGAAGTATTCCTTGGTCGGTCAGTGACGCAGCACAAGCAGGTCTCTGACGTCACCGTGCATACGATAGACGAAGAAGTGCGCGCTATCATTGATCGCAATTACGCGAGGGCGAAGCAGATCCTCGAAGACAATGTTGAAAAGCTGCACGTCATGGCGAAAGCGTTGATGAAGTACGAGACGATCGACTCAACGCAGATCAAAGCCATCATGGAAGGGCGAGAGCCGCAGCCACCTGAGGGTTGGGACGACACTGGTAGCACGCCACCACGCGGCACGCGCAGCAAGCGCGACAATAACGATGCTACGGGTACTATCGGCGAGCCCGCTACAGAAAACTAG
- a CDS encoding RlmE family RNA methyltransferase: MSRPRGSSGSWRARQERDPYVQRARREGWRSRAVFKLEEILTKEKLLKPGMLCVDLGAAPGGWSQYVSARNTGKVRIVAVDLLPMDSLPDVEFVQGDFTEPDVLEQMLASLNGEKADLVMSDMAPNISGTKAVDQPRSMYLTELALDMARQVLRRGGSFVCKMFQGEGSDAFILDARRSFGRVKVMKPAASRASSSEVYLVARNYQL, from the coding sequence GTGAGCCGGCCGCGCGGCAGCTCGGGTTCCTGGCGAGCACGTCAGGAACGGGATCCTTACGTGCAGCGTGCGCGCCGCGAGGGCTGGCGCTCCCGGGCCGTGTTCAAGCTGGAGGAAATCCTGACCAAGGAAAAACTGCTGAAGCCAGGCATGCTGTGCGTGGACCTTGGCGCGGCACCTGGTGGCTGGAGCCAGTACGTGAGCGCCCGTAACACGGGCAAAGTAAGAATCGTGGCCGTCGACCTGCTGCCGATGGACAGTTTGCCGGATGTTGAGTTCGTGCAGGGCGACTTCACCGAGCCGGACGTGCTGGAACAAATGCTGGCCAGCCTCAATGGCGAGAAGGCAGACCTTGTAATGAGCGACATGGCACCCAATATCAGCGGCACCAAGGCCGTTGATCAGCCGCGCTCGATGTACCTGACAGAGCTGGCGCTGGATATGGCGCGACAGGTGCTAAGACGAGGCGGCAGCTTTGTTTGCAAGATGTTTCAGGGTGAGGGCAGCGATGCTTTCATCCTTGATGCAAGGCGGTCGTTCGGACGGGTAAAAGTGATGAAACCCGCTGCCTCCCGGGCCTCCAGTAGTGAGGTCTATCTGGTAGCGAGAAACTATCAACTGTAG
- the yhbY gene encoding ribosome assembly RNA-binding protein YhbY, with the protein MKISESQKKYLRGLGHSLKPVVTVADAGLSEAVMKEFDSTINHHELIKVKVRIGDRQQRDQIIEQLCESGSAELITRIGNVALLFRRNKKKPKIKLPGNWANYS; encoded by the coding sequence ATGAAAATCTCCGAATCACAAAAAAAATACCTGCGCGGACTTGGCCACTCGCTGAAGCCCGTTGTTACCGTCGCCGATGCCGGCCTTTCCGAAGCGGTGATGAAAGAGTTTGATTCAACGATCAATCACCACGAACTCATTAAAGTGAAAGTTCGGATTGGCGATCGCCAGCAACGCGACCAGATCATTGAACAACTGTGCGAGTCCGGATCCGCCGAGCTCATAACCCGCATCGGCAACGTCGCGCTGCTGTTTCGGCGCAACAAGAAAAAGCCGAAAATCAAGCTGCCCGGAAATTGGGCAAACTATTCGTAA
- the greA gene encoding transcription elongation factor GreA — translation MNKVPMTVRGAELLREELKKLKSTDRPQVIQAISEARAHGDLKENAEYHAAKEQQGFIEGRIKEIEGKLSNIQIIDVKTIDAKGRIVFGSTVELLDEESGETKVYTIVGEDEADIKVGMISFTSPIARALIGKNEGDEVSFSAPGGEKHYEVIAVRYE, via the coding sequence ATGAACAAAGTACCGATGACCGTACGCGGTGCCGAGCTGCTGCGCGAAGAACTCAAGAAACTCAAATCGACCGACCGTCCGCAGGTAATTCAGGCGATTTCGGAAGCCAGGGCCCATGGTGATCTGAAAGAGAACGCTGAATACCATGCAGCCAAAGAGCAGCAAGGTTTCATCGAAGGCCGTATCAAAGAAATTGAGGGCAAGCTGTCCAATATTCAGATCATTGATGTCAAGACCATTGACGCCAAGGGACGGATCGTTTTCGGCTCGACTGTTGAATTGCTTGATGAAGAGTCAGGCGAGACCAAGGTGTACACGATCGTGGGGGAAGACGAGGCTGACATTAAAGTCGGCATGATCTCCTTTACTTCACCGATTGCCCGGGCATTGATTGGCAAGAATGAAGGCGATGAAGTTAGCTTCTCTGCACCAGGTGGCGAGAAGCATTACGAAGTGATCGCCGTTCGTTACGAATAG
- the carB gene encoding carbamoyl-phosphate synthase large subunit, translated as MPKRSDIESILIIGAGPIVIGQACEFDYSGTQACKALKEEGYRVILVNSNPATIMTDPETADAIYVEPVHWRAVEQIIARERPDALLPTMGGQTALNCALDLVREGVLEKYGVEMIAASRDAIDMAEDREQFRQAMTEIGLETPRAEIAHTLDEALEKQESIGFPTIIRPSFTMGGSGGGIAYNREEFSRIVAHGLELSPTTEVLLEESVLGWKEFEMEVVRDRADNCIIVCSIENFDAMGVHTGDSITVAPAQTLTDKEYQRMRNAAVDVLRKIGVETGGSNVQFALNPVDGRLLIIEMNPRVSRSSALASKATGFPIAKIAAKLAVGYTLDELQNDITGGATPASFEPSIDYVVTKIPRFTFEKFPRANTRLTTQMKSVGEVMSFGRTFQESLQKALRGLETGVCGLDEKLHTLKDPNDLDELRQELRLPGADRIWLIGDAMRLGMELEEIAEISGIDPWFLAQIADLVREEQAFAEVGIDGVDEAWLRRLKRKGFSDMRLAKLAACPESRVRSKRHEFGLRPVYKRVDTCAAEFATTTAYLYSTYEEECEAAPTGRDKIMILGGGPNRIGQGIEFDYCCVHAALALKESGYETIMVNCNPETVSTDYDTSDRLYFESLTFEDVMEIIDKEQPKGVIVQYGGQTPLKLARDLEAAGAPIIGTSPDSIDLAEDRERFLRLVNELKLRQPPNRTARNYDEALLMGADVGYPLVVRPSYVLGGRAMEVVHGTDDLAAYMKAAIDVSNDSPVLLDRFLDLATEVDVDIIADGNDVLIGGIMEHIEQAGVHSGDSGCSLPPFSLSEEIQNELIAQVIKLAKGLNVIGLMNTQFAIQNNVVYLLEVNPRASRTVPFVSKATGLPLAKIAARVMVGESLREQGYTEQRKPGFFSVKEAVFPFIKFPGADPILGPEMKSTGEVMGVGRSFGEAYAKAQLASGVVLPRKGLALISVRDRDKEGAIELAQILEAHGFDIVATHGTAKMLATAGVPCRRANKVREGRPHIVDMIKNNEIALIVNTTEGKQAIQESESIRAEAVRKNVTYYTTLGAAIATCRALDHLDNIEVNRLQDLHSEVAA; from the coding sequence ATGCCCAAACGCAGCGACATAGAAAGCATCTTGATTATCGGCGCTGGCCCCATTGTGATTGGCCAGGCGTGCGAGTTCGATTACTCCGGAACTCAGGCCTGCAAGGCACTTAAGGAAGAGGGCTACCGGGTCATACTGGTGAACTCGAATCCGGCGACGATCATGACGGATCCGGAAACGGCTGATGCCATTTACGTCGAGCCGGTTCACTGGCGCGCTGTTGAACAAATTATTGCTCGGGAACGGCCTGATGCATTGCTGCCGACCATGGGTGGCCAGACAGCGCTGAACTGTGCTCTCGACCTGGTTCGGGAAGGCGTCCTTGAGAAATACGGCGTCGAAATGATTGCCGCATCGCGCGATGCCATTGATATGGCTGAAGACCGCGAGCAATTTCGCCAGGCCATGACCGAGATTGGGCTGGAAACACCAAGGGCCGAAATCGCGCACACCTTGGATGAAGCGCTGGAGAAACAGGAAAGCATCGGCTTTCCGACCATTATCCGGCCATCCTTCACTATGGGCGGCAGCGGTGGCGGCATTGCCTACAACCGCGAAGAGTTTTCGCGAATTGTCGCGCACGGCCTGGAGTTGTCGCCAACCACCGAAGTACTGTTGGAAGAATCGGTACTTGGCTGGAAAGAGTTCGAGATGGAAGTGGTTCGCGACCGCGCGGACAACTGCATCATTGTCTGTTCTATAGAAAACTTCGACGCGATGGGCGTGCATACCGGTGATTCCATTACGGTTGCCCCGGCACAGACGCTGACTGACAAAGAATACCAGCGGATGCGTAATGCCGCGGTAGACGTGCTGCGCAAAATCGGTGTTGAAACCGGTGGCTCGAACGTTCAGTTTGCGCTGAACCCCGTTGACGGTCGTCTGCTCATTATCGAGATGAACCCACGCGTCTCCCGCTCGTCGGCGCTGGCGTCCAAAGCGACAGGCTTCCCGATTGCAAAAATCGCGGCGAAGCTGGCGGTCGGTTATACCCTGGACGAACTACAGAACGACATCACCGGCGGTGCAACTCCGGCCTCGTTCGAGCCGTCCATTGACTATGTAGTCACCAAGATTCCACGGTTTACGTTTGAGAAATTCCCGCGTGCCAATACGCGGCTGACTACGCAGATGAAGTCTGTCGGTGAAGTCATGTCGTTCGGGCGGACGTTTCAGGAGTCGTTGCAGAAGGCGTTGCGTGGGCTGGAAACCGGTGTCTGCGGACTGGATGAAAAGCTGCATACCTTAAAGGACCCGAACGACCTCGATGAACTTCGCCAGGAATTGCGCTTGCCGGGCGCTGATCGAATCTGGCTGATCGGCGACGCGATGCGACTCGGCATGGAGCTGGAGGAGATCGCCGAGATCAGCGGTATCGATCCCTGGTTCCTGGCCCAGATCGCGGATCTGGTACGCGAAGAGCAGGCATTTGCCGAGGTCGGCATTGATGGCGTCGATGAGGCATGGCTACGTCGCCTGAAACGCAAAGGCTTCTCCGACATGCGGCTGGCAAAACTCGCTGCCTGCCCGGAATCGCGAGTGCGTTCGAAGCGGCACGAATTCGGACTGCGGCCGGTATACAAGCGGGTCGATACCTGTGCAGCGGAGTTTGCGACGACCACGGCCTATCTGTACTCAACCTACGAAGAAGAGTGTGAAGCAGCGCCGACCGGGCGCGACAAAATCATGATTCTTGGCGGCGGCCCCAACCGTATCGGCCAGGGTATCGAATTCGACTATTGCTGTGTGCATGCTGCCTTGGCATTGAAGGAGTCGGGTTACGAAACCATCATGGTCAATTGCAACCCGGAAACCGTGTCCACTGATTACGACACGTCCGACAGGTTGTATTTCGAGTCACTGACGTTTGAAGACGTCATGGAAATTATCGACAAAGAACAGCCTAAAGGCGTGATCGTTCAATACGGCGGGCAGACGCCGTTGAAACTCGCGCGTGATCTTGAGGCCGCAGGTGCGCCAATCATTGGCACGTCCCCGGATTCAATCGATCTTGCTGAAGACCGGGAGCGCTTCTTGCGGCTTGTGAACGAGCTCAAATTGCGGCAGCCGCCAAATCGTACCGCACGAAATTACGATGAAGCGTTATTGATGGGCGCGGATGTCGGCTACCCATTGGTTGTCAGGCCGTCATACGTACTTGGCGGCCGTGCCATGGAAGTCGTCCATGGCACGGATGATCTGGCGGCGTACATGAAAGCGGCAATCGATGTGTCTAACGACAGCCCGGTGCTGCTCGATCGTTTTCTGGATCTGGCCACTGAGGTTGACGTCGACATTATTGCTGACGGCAACGATGTGTTGATCGGCGGCATCATGGAGCACATCGAACAGGCAGGCGTGCACTCTGGTGATTCCGGTTGTTCGCTGCCACCGTTCAGTCTGAGTGAAGAAATCCAGAACGAGTTGATTGCTCAGGTGATCAAACTTGCCAAAGGGCTGAACGTTATCGGCCTGATGAACACCCAGTTCGCAATTCAAAACAATGTTGTCTACTTGCTCGAAGTCAATCCGCGCGCTTCGCGAACCGTGCCGTTTGTGTCCAAGGCGACAGGGCTGCCGTTGGCCAAGATTGCTGCCCGCGTGATGGTTGGCGAGTCTTTGCGAGAGCAGGGCTATACCGAACAACGCAAGCCGGGCTTCTTCTCTGTGAAAGAAGCCGTCTTCCCGTTCATCAAGTTTCCCGGTGCCGACCCGATTCTGGGCCCAGAGATGAAATCTACCGGTGAAGTCATGGGCGTTGGCCGTTCGTTTGGCGAAGCCTATGCGAAAGCACAGTTGGCTTCAGGTGTGGTGTTGCCGCGCAAAGGACTGGCTCTAATCAGCGTGCGCGACCGCGACAAAGAAGGGGCGATAGAGCTCGCACAAATTCTCGAAGCCCACGGATTTGATATTGTAGCCACGCACGGCACAGCAAAAATGCTGGCAACTGCAGGCGTTCCTTGTCGGCGCGCCAATAAAGTTCGCGAAGGCCGGCCACATATCGTTGACATGATCAAGAATAATGAAATAGCGTTGATTGTTAATACAACGGAAGGAAAGCAGGCAATTCAGGAATCAGAATCTATCCGCGCTGAAGCAGTGCGGAAGAACGTTACCTATTACACTACGCTGGGCGCTGCGATCGCCACGTGCCGCGCGCTTGATCATCTCGATAACATTGAGGTCAATCGATTGCAGGATCTACACAGTGAGGTAGCAGCATGA
- the carA gene encoding glutamine-hydrolyzing carbamoyl-phosphate synthase small subunit codes for MTTPAILALQDGTVFHGISVGSEGKTIGEVVFNTAMTGYQEILTDPSYCRQLVTLTYPHIGNVGTNSEDMESRRVHASGLVIRDSSMVTSSWRSERSFSEFLRQAKTVAIAEIDTRKLTRLLRETGAQSGCIMTGDADPAVAVQHARKFPGISGMDLAKFVTCEQKYQWSHGTEFGRGPRVMTRRIAPYHVVAYDFGIKRNILRLLSDLDCRMTVVPATTSADEVLAMAPDGVFLSNGPGDPEPCDYAIKAIQKFLEVEIPLFGICLGHQLLALAAGGRTEKMKFGHHGANHPVQDLASGRVLISSQNHGFAVDEASLPGNVEVTHRSLFDGSVQGIALSGQPAFGFQGHPEASPGPHDLLFLFERFIADMDEAKRGAVHSTLAARQ; via the coding sequence TTGACTACACCCGCAATACTGGCCCTTCAGGATGGCACTGTATTTCATGGTATTTCCGTCGGCAGTGAAGGCAAGACGATAGGCGAAGTTGTCTTCAATACGGCAATGACGGGTTATCAGGAAATATTGACTGACCCATCCTATTGCCGCCAACTGGTAACCCTGACCTATCCCCACATTGGCAACGTTGGCACGAACAGCGAAGACATGGAGTCCCGCCGGGTGCATGCCTCCGGTCTGGTTATTCGTGACAGCTCCATGGTCACCAGCAGTTGGCGCTCAGAACGCAGTTTCAGTGAGTTCCTGCGGCAAGCGAAGACCGTCGCCATTGCCGAAATTGACACGCGTAAACTGACCCGGCTGTTACGGGAAACGGGCGCCCAGTCCGGTTGCATCATGACCGGCGACGCCGATCCGGCAGTGGCGGTGCAGCACGCGCGCAAATTCCCGGGCATCTCCGGCATGGACCTCGCCAAGTTTGTTACCTGCGAACAAAAATACCAGTGGAGCCACGGCACCGAGTTTGGGCGCGGTCCGCGGGTCATGACCCGGCGGATAGCGCCATACCACGTGGTTGCTTACGACTTCGGGATCAAACGCAACATTCTGCGGCTGTTATCCGATTTAGATTGCCGGATGACCGTCGTCCCCGCCACCACCTCCGCCGATGAAGTTCTGGCAATGGCACCGGACGGCGTGTTTCTGTCCAACGGTCCTGGCGATCCGGAGCCGTGTGACTACGCGATCAAAGCCATCCAGAAGTTTCTGGAGGTTGAGATTCCGCTGTTCGGTATTTGCCTCGGCCACCAATTGTTGGCGCTGGCTGCCGGCGGGCGCACCGAGAAAATGAAGTTTGGCCATCACGGCGCCAATCACCCCGTGCAGGATCTCGCCAGCGGGCGGGTATTGATCTCGAGTCAGAATCACGGCTTCGCGGTGGACGAGGCTTCGCTGCCGGGGAATGTCGAAGTGACCCACCGCTCGCTGTTCGATGGTTCGGTTCAGGGCATCGCTTTGTCCGGCCAGCCGGCGTTTGGTTTCCAGGGGCACCCGGAGGCGAGCCCAGGGCCGCACGATCTCCTGTTCCTGTTTGAGCGATTCATCGCTGACATGGATGAAGCGAAACGCGGTGCGGTGCACAGTACGCTCGCAGCGAGACAGTAA
- the dapB gene encoding 4-hydroxy-tetrahydrodipicolinate reductase, translating into MLGAGRMGREIMRAIAASEPSLQLAGVWVRPDSPLLDRPMTEFAGPAASEVTASCDLSAVLAAADVAIDFSLPAAVPNILQEAVKARKALVCGVSGLDQDTLTLMQSAARTVPLFYDRNMSIGVALLRRMVEQSGQVLGEGFSATISDLHHAEKRDAPSGTALMLGETLAAARGQDFKSVMRYDSEQAAVARNSDDIVFDVRREGLHPGAHTVVLAGPDENLSFSHTVTDRRVFAVGALRAAKWLHERPPGLYSMQDLLQG; encoded by the coding sequence GTGCTCGGCGCAGGACGCATGGGCCGGGAAATCATGCGGGCCATCGCCGCCAGCGAGCCATCCTTGCAACTGGCCGGGGTTTGGGTTCGACCGGACAGTCCATTACTTGATCGGCCGATGACAGAGTTTGCCGGACCGGCAGCCAGTGAGGTGACAGCAAGCTGTGACTTGTCCGCCGTATTGGCAGCGGCCGACGTCGCCATTGATTTCAGCCTTCCGGCTGCTGTGCCGAACATCCTTCAGGAGGCGGTGAAAGCGCGCAAGGCACTGGTCTGCGGTGTCAGCGGTCTCGATCAGGACACGCTGACATTGATGCAATCAGCCGCCCGCACTGTGCCGTTGTTCTACGACCGCAACATGAGTATCGGCGTTGCCTTGCTGCGGCGCATGGTCGAGCAGAGCGGGCAAGTGCTCGGCGAGGGGTTTTCCGCGACGATCAGCGATCTGCACCACGCGGAGAAACGCGATGCGCCGTCCGGCACCGCGCTGATGCTCGGCGAGACACTGGCAGCCGCACGCGGCCAGGATTTCAAGTCGGTCATGCGCTACGACAGCGAGCAGGCGGCCGTTGCGCGCAACAGTGATGACATTGTCTTCGACGTGCGGCGGGAAGGGCTGCACCCGGGTGCGCACACAGTGGTGTTAGCGGGGCCGGACGAAAACCTGTCGTTCAGTCATACGGTTACAGACCGGCGAGTCTTCGCCGTTGGCGCTTTGCGGGCAGCAAAATGGCTGCATGAGCGCCCGCCGGGTCTTTACAGCATGCAGGATCTGTTACAAGGCTGA
- the dnaJ gene encoding molecular chaperone DnaJ has protein sequence MAKRDYYEVLGVKKSATKDEIKKAYRRLAMKHHPDRNKGDDDATRRFKEAREAYDVLSDAEKRATYDQFGHDGLRGGAGGAGGFGAEGFGDIFGDVFGDIFGGGGRRGGRSQVFRGADLGYELRLDLEKAVSGDTVTIEVPTQAACETCDGSGARKGSKPSQCTTCGGVGQVRMQQGFFSIQQTCPACKGSGTVISDPCDSCHGRGRVSRVKKLSVKVPGGVDEGDRIRLSGEGEAGRNGGPPGDLYVEIRVNPHKIFTREGADLACEVPVSITTAALGGEVELPTLEGHVSLKVPAGTQSGKVFRLRGKGVSTVRDRRQGDLFATVLVETPVNLTDAQKSLLRDFEKAVAEGGDKHNPRADSWLGTVKRFFDRIGQA, from the coding sequence ATGGCCAAACGCGATTATTACGAAGTTCTTGGGGTCAAGAAGAGCGCTACCAAGGACGAAATCAAAAAAGCTTATCGCCGCCTGGCCATGAAGCATCACCCGGATCGTAACAAGGGCGATGACGATGCAACGCGCCGCTTCAAAGAAGCACGTGAAGCCTATGATGTGTTGAGCGACGCCGAGAAACGTGCGACCTACGATCAGTTCGGTCACGACGGACTGCGCGGTGGCGCTGGTGGCGCCGGCGGCTTTGGCGCAGAAGGCTTCGGCGACATATTCGGCGACGTATTCGGCGACATATTTGGCGGTGGCGGCCGGCGCGGTGGTCGCAGCCAGGTATTCCGTGGCGCGGACCTGGGCTATGAGTTACGCCTTGATCTTGAAAAGGCCGTTAGCGGCGACACGGTCACCATAGAAGTACCCACTCAGGCTGCTTGCGAAACCTGTGATGGCAGCGGCGCGCGCAAGGGCAGCAAGCCCTCCCAGTGCACTACCTGTGGTGGCGTTGGCCAGGTGCGTATGCAGCAAGGGTTCTTTTCGATCCAGCAAACCTGTCCGGCGTGTAAAGGCTCGGGCACGGTTATCTCCGACCCCTGCGACAGCTGTCACGGCCGCGGTCGTGTTTCCCGCGTTAAGAAACTCTCGGTCAAAGTGCCGGGTGGGGTTGATGAGGGAGATCGCATTCGCTTGTCGGGCGAGGGTGAAGCCGGCCGTAACGGCGGCCCGCCCGGCGACCTCTACGTCGAGATCCGGGTCAATCCTCACAAGATTTTCACGCGCGAAGGCGCCGATCTTGCCTGCGAAGTGCCGGTCAGTATTACGACCGCGGCATTGGGCGGCGAGGTCGAATTGCCTACGCTCGAGGGCCACGTGTCACTGAAAGTACCCGCAGGTACTCAGTCAGGCAAAGTGTTCCGGTTGCGCGGCAAAGGCGTATCGACTGTTCGTGACCGGCGTCAGGGCGACCTGTTCGCGACCGTACTGGTCGAAACTCCGGTCAATCTTACGGACGCGCAAAAGTCCCTCTTGCGGGATTTCGAAAAGGCCGTGGCTGAAGGCGGCGACAAGCACAATCCGCGTGCCGACAGCTGGCTGGGTACGGTCAAGCGATTTTTTGATCGTATTGGACAAGCCTAG